The following DNA comes from SAR324 cluster bacterium.
AAATCTGGGAAGAAAATCTTTATCAGTTAAATGTCTAAAATTTTTCAACAAGTCGCGCTAGTCACAGGGGCTGCCAGAGGGATAGGTGAAGCAACTGTTGAGAGGTTTATCAAAGAGGGAATAAACGTAGTTGCAACCGATATTTTGCCGGAAATTAAACATTTAAATCAAACCAATGTCATTTCCCTTATGCATG
Coding sequences within:
- a CDS encoding SDR family NAD(P)-dependent oxidoreductase; the protein is MSKIFQQVALVTGAARGIGEATVERFIKEGINVVATDILPEIKHLNQTNVISLMH